From a region of the Methanoculleus receptaculi genome:
- the thiL gene encoding thiamine-phosphate kinase, translated as MDERGLHRLIGTIIAPEHLEDDCAVVPCADRLMVVSTDMLHETTDFPAGMTDWQAGWMAVAVTLSDVASMGAAPGQVLLAVGLDRPERLRGIMEGARDCCAAFGAELVGGDLDAHSELTLVSTGIGWVEPGYLVRRRGARPGDAVAVTGRLGEAQAALNGWEQHRRELLEPQPRVREGQALARAGVSAMMDISDGLALSLYDLLAVNDCGFAIDTARLPLPAGVPVEEGRLLALYGGGDFELLFCAPQGVVPVAGVEAHVIGEVIDERVVLADGEPLEPRGYLHEWSG; from the coding sequence GTGGATGAACGGGGGTTGCATCGGCTGATCGGGACGATAATCGCCCCGGAACACCTGGAGGACGACTGTGCGGTCGTTCCCTGCGCTGACCGCCTCATGGTCGTGAGCACCGATATGCTCCATGAGACGACCGATTTTCCCGCCGGGATGACCGACTGGCAGGCGGGCTGGATGGCGGTGGCGGTCACGCTCTCTGATGTTGCAAGCATGGGCGCGGCGCCGGGGCAGGTGCTCCTGGCGGTAGGTCTCGACCGGCCGGAGCGTCTCCGCGGGATCATGGAGGGCGCCAGGGACTGCTGCGCCGCATTCGGCGCCGAACTTGTGGGCGGCGACCTTGACGCCCACAGCGAGCTGACGCTCGTCAGCACGGGGATCGGGTGGGTTGAGCCCGGATATCTTGTCCGGCGGCGGGGGGCGCGGCCGGGGGACGCCGTCGCGGTGACCGGGCGGCTCGGGGAGGCGCAGGCCGCCCTGAACGGTTGGGAGCAGCACCGCAGGGAACTCCTGGAACCGCAGCCGCGTGTCCGCGAGGGGCAGGCGCTCGCCCGTGCGGGGGTCTCGGCGATGATGGATATATCCGATGGGCTGGCTCTCTCGCTTTATGATCTCCTCGCCGTGAACGATTGCGGGTTTGCCATCGATACCGCAAGGCTCCCCCTCCCCGCCGGGGTGCCGGTGGAGGAGGGGCGTCTCCTCGCGCTATATGGTGGCGGGGATTTTGAACTCCTCTTCTGCGCCCCGCAGGGTGTAGTTCCAGTCGCCGGTGTTGAGGCGCACGTCATAGGCGAGGTCATAGACGAGCGGGTCGTCCTTGCAGACGGGGAACCGCTTGAACCCCGCGGTTACCTGCATGAGTGGAGCGGGTAG
- a CDS encoding DUF460 domain-containing protein: MKVFGIDIIKGSVRSRSRRPVYALCRMEDGEMLDVQEVTAFRLQRLLTAEQPEILAVDSLQEIAADQHELYAFLQSLPPSTKLVQVTGGERTESLGKVAARYNINFNRFDPYAEARTIARVASLGAGVQVIAFENTTDIVVSRHRSPGPGGWSQNRYARKIHGAVMQKGREIEARLRGAGLDYEKKETKAFGGCSRVAFRVAAPREMVPVHPSRGADVQVRVTGRRLDRIRFEPLSGRPRYLIVGLDPGTTTGIAAVDLDGNLVLLTSSRQMTMSEIVEEIYRAGKPLIVASDVQPMPYSVEKVRRAFNAIAYTPKQSLPVETKYELTALFTYTNDHERDALSAALDAYRSLQSKFRNITKRVGPGFDLDEVRARVLRGQPLDTVIEDMQGAPAPITEAEPAAPAQERSVEDERVMALDGMVKRLRSYVQELQDTLRERDREVEHLRQSLRRARSATERRIRRDAELAAKDAAIESLREQLRGERRRSRRLKKRLERMQAVERLESAEDSTPLKVLDSLTREGVRGLQEDMGIAGGDVLYVPRAHGWGRGVIKDLAAGGVRALLVGGEPPDPNLVRVAREAGLPLIPAEPLSPVIRGKTGVVGSLALDEAIAAWKEEQKEFLREREAERVEYLVREYRSEREKEVRRGG, translated from the coding sequence GTGAAGGTCTTCGGGATAGATATAATCAAGGGCTCGGTACGCTCGCGCAGCCGCCGACCGGTCTACGCCCTCTGCCGTATGGAGGATGGCGAGATGCTGGACGTCCAGGAGGTCACGGCGTTCCGGCTCCAGCGTCTCCTTACCGCCGAGCAGCCCGAGATCCTGGCGGTGGACAGTCTCCAGGAGATCGCTGCCGATCAGCACGAACTCTACGCGTTCCTCCAGTCGCTCCCGCCCTCAACAAAACTCGTCCAGGTGACCGGCGGCGAACGCACGGAGAGTCTCGGGAAGGTTGCCGCCCGCTACAACATCAATTTCAACCGGTTCGACCCCTACGCCGAGGCCCGGACGATCGCCCGTGTGGCCTCTCTCGGTGCAGGCGTCCAGGTGATCGCGTTTGAGAACACCACCGATATCGTTGTGAGCAGGCACCGCTCGCCAGGCCCCGGCGGCTGGAGCCAGAACCGCTACGCAAGGAAGATTCACGGTGCGGTGATGCAGAAGGGGAGAGAGATCGAGGCCAGACTCCGTGGTGCCGGGCTCGATTACGAGAAGAAGGAGACGAAGGCCTTTGGCGGCTGCTCCCGTGTCGCGTTCAGGGTCGCCGCTCCCAGGGAGATGGTCCCCGTCCACCCCTCACGCGGCGCCGATGTCCAGGTCCGGGTGACGGGGAGGCGCCTTGACCGGATCCGGTTTGAACCGCTCTCCGGCCGGCCGCGTTACCTGATCGTGGGGCTCGATCCCGGGACGACGACCGGGATAGCTGCCGTTGACCTCGACGGCAACCTTGTCCTCCTCACGAGTTCCCGGCAGATGACGATGTCGGAGATAGTCGAAGAGATTTACCGTGCTGGAAAACCGCTCATCGTTGCATCCGACGTCCAGCCGATGCCGTACTCGGTCGAGAAGGTTCGACGGGCGTTCAACGCCATCGCCTACACCCCGAAACAGTCGCTCCCGGTGGAGACGAAGTATGAACTGACCGCACTGTTTACATACACAAACGATCACGAGCGTGACGCTCTCTCTGCGGCGCTGGACGCCTACCGCAGTCTGCAGAGCAAGTTTCGGAACATAACAAAACGGGTGGGGCCGGGGTTTGACCTTGACGAGGTGAGGGCCAGGGTTCTGCGGGGTCAGCCGCTCGATACCGTCATTGAGGATATGCAGGGCGCGCCTGCGCCTATAACCGAGGCCGAACCGGCGGCCCCTGCCCAGGAACGGTCGGTCGAGGATGAGCGGGTGATGGCGCTTGACGGGATGGTGAAGCGGCTCCGCAGTTATGTGCAGGAGTTGCAGGACACTCTCCGGGAGCGTGACCGTGAGGTGGAGCACCTGCGCCAGAGCCTGCGCCGCGCACGCTCTGCGACGGAGCGCAGGATCCGCCGGGATGCGGAACTGGCGGCAAAGGACGCGGCCATCGAGAGCCTGCGGGAACAGCTGCGGGGCGAACGGCGGCGGTCGCGGCGGCTGAAGAAACGGCTGGAACGGATGCAGGCGGTCGAGAGGCTTGAGTCAGCTGAAGATTCAACACCCCTAAAGGTGCTTGACTCGCTCACGCGGGAGGGGGTGCGGGGTCTTCAGGAGGACATGGGCATCGCTGGAGGTGACGTCCTCTACGTTCCACGGGCGCATGGCTGGGGCCGGGGCGTGATAAAAGACCTGGCTGCGGGTGGGGTGCGAGCGCTCCTCGTCGGCGGCGAGCCGCCCGACCCCAACCTGGTCAGGGTTGCCCGGGAGGCGGGTCTCCCCCTCATCCCGGCAGAGCCCCTCAGCCCGGTTATCCGGGGGAAGACCGGTGTTGTGGGGTCACTGGCGCTCGATGAGGCGATAGCGGCATGGAAAGAGGAGCAGAAGGAGTTCCTGCGGGAGCGGGAGGCTGAACGCGTGGAGTATCTTGTCAGGGAGTACCGGAGCGAACGGGAGAAGGAGGTGCGCCGCGGTGGATGA
- a CDS encoding serine/threonine-protein kinase RIO2, with amino-acid sequence MPVPAEYVQSLHPYELRILLALERLMRRYTWVPFEILKSATGFSESELTYRLGRLINMDMVRYEKTPYDGYALIFDGYDTLALHTLTKRGTIQALGTRIGVGKESEVYEAMGLGVVVLKFHRVGQRSFQAVRLKRGYMPDTGHCPWIFASSNSAKMEYEALTALHPAVSVPLPIDQNRHVVVMSFIPGVNLTQATLTEPGPILDAILDNISEAYGLGIIHGDLSEFNVMVDQEGQCWLIDWPQWVETAHPNADEILARDIRNILQYFKRKYGIDYAFDEALARVVE; translated from the coding sequence ATGCCTGTTCCTGCAGAATACGTGCAATCCCTGCACCCCTACGAACTCCGGATCCTGCTTGCCCTCGAGCGTCTCATGCGGCGCTACACCTGGGTGCCGTTTGAGATACTCAAATCTGCTACAGGGTTCTCGGAGTCAGAACTCACCTATCGTCTGGGCAGGCTGATAAACATGGACATGGTCCGTTACGAAAAGACCCCTTACGACGGCTACGCCCTGATCTTTGATGGCTACGACACCCTCGCCCTCCATACCCTGACAAAACGCGGCACCATCCAGGCTCTCGGAACGCGGATCGGCGTCGGGAAAGAGTCGGAGGTCTACGAGGCGATGGGTCTCGGGGTCGTGGTTCTGAAGTTCCACCGCGTCGGCCAGCGGTCTTTCCAGGCGGTACGGCTCAAGAGAGGGTATATGCCGGATACCGGACACTGCCCCTGGATATTTGCCTCGAGCAACTCAGCAAAGATGGAGTATGAAGCCTTAACGGCCCTCCACCCCGCCGTCTCCGTCCCGCTCCCCATCGACCAGAACCGGCACGTGGTCGTGATGTCTTTCATCCCCGGTGTCAACCTCACGCAGGCAACCCTCACCGAGCCCGGGCCGATCCTGGACGCGATCCTGGATAACATCAGTGAGGCCTACGGTCTCGGGATCATCCACGGCGACCTGAGCGAGTTCAACGTCATGGTCGATCAGGAGGGGCAGTGCTGGCTGATCGACTGGCCGCAGTGGGTTGAGACCGCCCACCCGAACGCTGACGAGATCCTGGCACGGGACATCAGAAACATCCTCCAGTACTTCAAACGAAAATACGGCATCGACTACGCCTTCGACGAAGCACTGGCACGGGTGGTGGAGTGA
- a CDS encoding TIGR00269 family protein — translation MQCSKCRREAIVYQRYSGLHLCEQHFNRDFEAKAKRAIREHHWIESGDTVAVALSGGKDSSAVLFFLHGLLGERRDVRLMAITVDEGIAGYRDPDRARRLSEGMGVPWVTASFRDAYGITLDEIVARKGTGLSCTYCGVLRRALMNRVAREEGVTKFAYGFNLDDGAQSVLMNVLRGDAAHLTRPVREVEGLVPRIRPFLYIPEREVALYAFLHVEGFDLAGCPYAVGALRRDVRGILDEYTYRHPATKYSLVRLGEALRRTDAAAGSGFGVCERCGEPMPVKEGKGICRACQVLDELRGA, via the coding sequence ATGCAGTGCAGCAAATGCCGGCGTGAGGCGATCGTCTACCAGCGCTACTCGGGGCTGCACCTCTGCGAACAGCATTTCAACCGCGATTTTGAGGCGAAAGCGAAACGGGCGATCAGGGAGCACCACTGGATCGAGTCCGGGGACACGGTGGCTGTGGCGCTCTCGGGCGGCAAGGATTCGAGCGCCGTTCTCTTCTTTCTCCACGGGCTCCTTGGCGAGCGGCGGGACGTCCGGTTGATGGCGATAACGGTGGATGAGGGGATCGCCGGTTACCGCGACCCGGACCGGGCCAGGAGGCTATCTGAGGGTATGGGTGTTCCCTGGGTTACGGCCTCGTTTCGCGACGCCTACGGGATAACACTTGACGAGATCGTGGCCAGGAAGGGCACCGGGCTATCCTGCACCTACTGCGGCGTGCTCCGGCGGGCGCTGATGAACAGGGTTGCCAGGGAGGAGGGGGTCACGAAGTTTGCATACGGGTTTAACCTGGACGACGGGGCCCAGTCCGTGCTGATGAACGTCCTGCGGGGGGATGCGGCGCACCTCACCCGACCGGTGCGGGAGGTCGAGGGGCTGGTCCCGCGGATCCGGCCGTTTCTCTACATTCCGGAACGGGAGGTGGCGCTCTACGCCTTCCTCCACGTCGAGGGGTTCGACCTCGCGGGCTGCCCCTACGCGGTCGGCGCCCTCAGGCGCGATGTGCGGGGGATCCTGGACGAGTATACCTACCGCCACCCTGCAACGAAGTACTCGCTGGTGAGGCTGGGTGAGGCCCTCCGGAGGACTGACGCAGCCGCAGGAAGCGGGTTTGGCGTCTGTGAACGCTGCGGCGAACCGATGCCGGTAAAAGAGGGTAAAGGGATCTGCCGGGCGTGCCAGGTTCTTGATGAACTGAGAGGGGCCTGA
- a CDS encoding ferritin family protein yields the protein MPDFGQPFSGNHMERKLDQGEIVRTIRFVIAAEYEAIQLYTQIAESTDNQLVKMVMLDIADEEKVHAGEFLRLLREIEPSEEEFYQDGYREVEELIEDLKKAGK from the coding sequence ATGCCTGATTTTGGACAACCGTTCTCCGGGAACCACATGGAGCGCAAACTTGACCAGGGCGAGATCGTCAGGACGATCAGGTTTGTGATCGCCGCCGAGTATGAGGCGATCCAGCTCTACACCCAGATCGCTGAATCGACCGACAACCAGCTTGTAAAGATGGTCATGCTCGATATCGCAGACGAGGAGAAGGTTCACGCAGGTGAGTTCCTGCGCCTTCTGCGGGAGATTGAGCCGTCTGAGGAGGAGTTCTATCAGGATGGCTACAGAGAGGTCGAGGAACTGATAGAGGATCTGAAGAAGGCGGGGAAGTGA
- a CDS encoding AMP-binding protein has protein sequence MTDYEAACANFRIDVPEYFNFGYDVIDRWAEIDRNKLAMIWVNHAGEEKKYTFRDLKHLSNGAANILLKYGIKKGDRVMLMLPRIPEWWIFVLSLIKLGVVFCPCPTMLTPKDIKYRVQAGKFRMIITDSENADKVDQVADACHMLDTLFLVDGEREGWASYPHELEYPAPVSHHTVSMPVKKKTRSTDPMMIYFTSGTTGEPKMVLHNHAYPLGHIVTASLWHDVTANDLHFTFSDTGWAKCAWGKIFGQWIAGACIFVYDARGKFSATELLPMIEKYEVTTFCAPPTVYRMLILADLDRFDFRELRHCCSAGEPLNPEVIRVWKDGTDRLIYEGYGQTETVCCIATYPCMEHRPGSMGKPAPGWHIELHDDDGNPVGVREEGRIAVRLDPRPVGLFVEYLDNPEANRESFKNGFYYTGDKAYMDEDGYFWFVGRDDDVIKSSGYRIGPFEVESALMEHPAVQEAAVVGSPDLIRGMVVKAFVILKPGYQPSESLVRELQAHVRKTTAPYKYPRLIEFVDSLPKTISGKIQRNVLREQELRRHMNGS, from the coding sequence ATGACCGATTACGAGGCGGCCTGCGCCAACTTCAGGATCGATGTCCCCGAGTACTTTAACTTCGGCTACGACGTGATCGACCGGTGGGCCGAGATCGACCGGAACAAACTCGCCATGATCTGGGTGAACCATGCAGGAGAAGAGAAGAAGTACACCTTCCGCGACCTCAAACACCTCTCCAACGGCGCCGCAAACATCCTGCTGAAGTACGGGATCAAGAAGGGAGACAGGGTCATGCTGATGCTCCCCCGGATCCCTGAGTGGTGGATCTTCGTTCTCTCGCTCATCAAACTCGGCGTCGTCTTCTGCCCCTGCCCCACGATGCTGACGCCAAAAGACATCAAGTACAGGGTGCAGGCCGGGAAGTTCAGGATGATCATCACCGACAGCGAGAATGCCGATAAGGTCGACCAGGTCGCCGACGCATGCCACATGCTCGACACCCTCTTCCTTGTGGACGGCGAACGCGAGGGCTGGGCAAGTTACCCCCACGAACTCGAGTATCCTGCACCGGTATCGCACCACACCGTCAGCATGCCGGTCAAGAAGAAAACGAGATCGACCGACCCGATGATGATCTACTTCACCTCCGGCACCACCGGCGAGCCCAAGATGGTGCTTCACAACCACGCCTACCCCCTCGGGCACATCGTCACCGCCTCGCTCTGGCATGATGTCACGGCAAACGATCTCCACTTCACATTCTCCGATACCGGGTGGGCAAAGTGCGCATGGGGCAAGATCTTCGGGCAGTGGATCGCCGGCGCCTGTATATTTGTTTATGATGCCCGGGGGAAGTTCTCGGCGACAGAACTCCTCCCGATGATCGAGAAGTACGAGGTGACAACCTTCTGCGCACCGCCGACGGTCTACCGGATGCTGATCCTGGCAGACCTTGACAGGTTTGACTTCCGCGAACTGCGGCACTGCTGCAGCGCCGGAGAACCCCTCAACCCCGAGGTTATCCGGGTCTGGAAAGACGGCACAGACCGGTTAATCTACGAGGGTTACGGCCAGACGGAGACCGTCTGCTGCATCGCCACCTATCCCTGCATGGAGCACAGGCCCGGTTCTATGGGGAAACCGGCGCCGGGCTGGCATATCGAACTCCACGACGACGACGGCAACCCTGTCGGAGTCAGGGAGGAGGGGCGGATCGCGGTCAGGCTCGACCCGCGGCCGGTAGGGCTCTTCGTCGAGTACCTCGACAACCCGGAGGCAAACCGTGAGTCGTTCAAGAACGGGTTCTACTACACCGGCGACAAGGCCTACATGGACGAAGACGGCTACTTCTGGTTCGTCGGGCGTGACGACGACGTCATCAAGTCGTCCGGCTACAGGATCGGGCCGTTCGAGGTCGAGAGCGCCCTTATGGAGCACCCCGCCGTCCAGGAGGCGGCGGTTGTCGGGTCACCCGACCTCATCCGCGGGATGGTGGTAAAGGCGTTCGTCATACTGAAACCCGGTTATCAGCCATCAGAGTCGCTGGTCAGGGAACTCCAGGCCCATGTCCGGAAGACCACCGCCCCCTACAAGTACCCCCGGTTGATCGAGTTCGTTGACTCGCTCCCAAAGACCATATCAGGAAAGATCCAGAGGAACGTCCTGCGCGAACAGGAACTGCGCAGGCACATGAACGGGAGTTAA
- a CDS encoding PAS domain S-box protein: MLKILAVDDEPAFLELTRAYLERDGDIVVETTPSPRQALDMLAETPYDVIVADYEMPEMNGIALLQEVRRRGLSIPFIIFSGRGREEAIIEALNSGADFYLQKGGSPSARFAELRNFILQAARRRRAEVEAQRAGDLYRSIFEYTGSATIIIEGDMTISLANSECERLTGYSRKDIEGKMPFTAFVAPEDRERMENFHRQRRIDPRSAPRTYEFRLIDREGRRREIRLTVGIIPGTDRSVVSLIDITDRKRFEEELSAAHEEMTAAFEEATASQEALEAQCREMEDYQATLRGIIDFLPDPTFALDRNGRIIIWNRAMQELTGVRMEQIIGSGADAISRVIPGLAPPSLAERILRGEVAETPGREVYITSPRTGKEVCLWAKASPLYDAAGELAGAIESMRDITKSKEMADQIRRRIALEQLVRSISTRFIGLDPSDLDDALQETLELLGSFLGVDRSYILRFSTDLTHAENTNEWCAEGVEPQIDVLFNLPEDVITWGLENVRARQTICIPDLAALPDDEAEIRDFLLDYGISSIILVPIASAAEPLGIIGFETAGRKRRWSDDDITLLEIAGNLFADLFSRVRAQEQLLENEERFRTLIESSHDCYIRVTGTPPVIDYISPSIERLSGYTPEEILGDPDFFERWVHPDDRETLGALLGGLGGCTSRECTLRVRRKDGRYIWIEVSAVPVYGNDGRPVAFHYAIHDIDAWKQAEAALMRANKKLNLMNNIVRHDILNQVTVVLGHLALLREQPLDPAVTGALDRMEVAAEIIKSQIGFTRDYQELGVRAPQWFSVRAAVEEAVKTLRPKGVSVSTDLDDLRIYADPLLNSVFYILFDNSVRHGRTVTAIRITAAPDDGGARITWEDDGIGIPAEEKPRIFDRGFGRNTGLGLFLAKEVLAITGITIQETGVPGKGARFEILVPAGAARFG; the protein is encoded by the coding sequence ATGCTCAAGATACTTGCAGTCGATGACGAACCGGCGTTTCTCGAACTGACCCGCGCATACCTGGAGCGGGATGGAGATATAGTGGTCGAGACAACGCCATCGCCGCGGCAGGCTCTCGATATGCTCGCAGAGACCCCATACGATGTCATCGTCGCCGACTACGAGATGCCGGAGATGAACGGCATCGCGCTCCTCCAGGAGGTTCGGCGCAGAGGACTCTCGATACCGTTCATCATCTTCTCCGGGCGCGGGCGTGAGGAGGCAATCATCGAGGCGCTCAACAGCGGCGCAGATTTCTACCTCCAGAAAGGCGGCAGTCCTTCCGCCAGGTTTGCCGAACTCCGCAACTTCATCCTGCAGGCGGCCAGGCGACGGCGCGCCGAGGTGGAGGCGCAGCGTGCCGGCGACCTCTACCGGAGCATCTTTGAGTACACCGGCTCTGCCACCATCATAATTGAAGGAGATATGACGATCTCGCTTGCAAACAGTGAGTGCGAACGGCTCACCGGCTACTCCCGTAAGGATATCGAGGGGAAGATGCCCTTTACGGCCTTCGTCGCGCCTGAAGACCGCGAACGCATGGAGAACTTCCACCGCCAGCGAAGGATAGACCCGAGATCGGCGCCGCGGACATACGAGTTCAGGTTGATCGACCGCGAGGGGCGGCGGAGAGAGATCCGCCTGACGGTCGGGATCATCCCGGGAACCGATCGCTCCGTTGTATCTCTGATCGATATCACCGACCGGAAACGGTTCGAGGAAGAACTGAGCGCGGCGCACGAAGAGATGACCGCGGCGTTCGAGGAGGCGACGGCAAGCCAGGAGGCGCTTGAGGCGCAGTGCCGCGAGATGGAAGACTACCAGGCAACCCTCCGCGGCATCATCGACTTTCTCCCCGACCCCACGTTTGCACTTGACCGTAACGGCAGGATCATCATCTGGAACCGGGCGATGCAGGAACTGACCGGTGTCAGAATGGAGCAGATAATCGGTTCCGGGGCGGATGCCATATCACGTGTGATCCCGGGGCTGGCACCGCCGTCGCTTGCGGAGAGGATCCTCAGAGGTGAGGTTGCAGAGACTCCCGGCCGCGAGGTCTACATCACCTCCCCCAGGACAGGAAAAGAGGTCTGCCTCTGGGCGAAGGCATCGCCGCTCTACGACGCAGCAGGGGAACTCGCCGGCGCGATCGAGTCGATGCGCGACATCACAAAGTCAAAAGAGATGGCAGACCAGATCCGGCGGCGTATCGCCCTCGAGCAACTGGTGAGGTCGATCTCCACCCGGTTCATCGGCCTCGACCCCTCTGACCTCGATGACGCCCTCCAGGAGACGCTGGAGTTGCTCGGGTCGTTCCTCGGCGTCGACCGGAGTTACATCCTCCGCTTCTCAACAGACCTCACCCATGCCGAGAACACCAACGAGTGGTGCGCCGAAGGGGTCGAACCGCAGATCGACGTCCTTTTTAACCTCCCGGAGGACGTGATCACCTGGGGGCTCGAGAACGTGAGGGCGCGCCAGACGATCTGCATCCCGGATCTTGCCGCGCTCCCCGATGACGAGGCGGAGATACGCGACTTCCTGCTGGATTACGGGATCTCCTCGATCATCCTTGTGCCGATCGCAAGCGCTGCGGAGCCCCTCGGCATCATCGGGTTTGAGACCGCCGGGAGAAAACGAAGATGGTCTGATGACGACATAACGCTGCTTGAGATCGCCGGCAACCTCTTTGCCGACCTCTTCTCCAGGGTCCGTGCACAGGAGCAACTCCTTGAGAATGAGGAGCGGTTCAGGACGCTTATAGAGAGTTCGCATGACTGTTACATCCGGGTGACCGGGACACCGCCGGTGATCGACTACATCAGCCCCTCAATCGAGAGACTGAGCGGCTACACCCCGGAAGAGATCCTGGGCGACCCGGACTTCTTCGAGCGGTGGGTCCACCCGGATGACCGGGAGACGCTCGGGGCGCTGCTTGGAGGCCTGGGCGGTTGCACCTCCAGGGAGTGCACGCTCCGGGTTCGACGGAAAGACGGCCGCTACATATGGATAGAGGTCTCAGCGGTCCCCGTCTACGGTAACGACGGCCGGCCGGTTGCGTTTCATTACGCGATCCACGACATCGACGCCTGGAAACAGGCCGAGGCAGCGCTCATGCGGGCCAACAAGAAACTCAACCTGATGAACAACATCGTCCGCCACGACATCTTGAACCAGGTCACGGTGGTGCTGGGGCATCTTGCCCTCCTGCGCGAACAGCCGCTCGATCCCGCCGTCACAGGTGCTCTCGACCGTATGGAGGTTGCCGCGGAGATCATCAAGTCGCAGATCGGGTTCACCCGGGATTACCAGGAACTCGGCGTCCGCGCACCACAATGGTTCTCCGTCAGGGCGGCGGTCGAGGAGGCGGTAAAAACGCTCCGGCCGAAGGGGGTCAGCGTCTCAACCGATCTCGATGACCTCCGCATCTACGCCGACCCGCTCCTCAACTCGGTCTTTTATATCCTCTTCGACAACAGCGTGCGGCACGGCAGGACCGTGACCGCGATCCGGATCACGGCCGCACCGGACGACGGCGGTGCGCGGATCACCTGGGAGGATGACGGCATCGGCATCCCCGCCGAGGAGAAGCCGCGGATATTCGATCGCGGTTTCGGGAGGAACACCGGGCTCGGGCTCTTCCTGGCAAAAGAGGTGCTTGCGATCACAGGGATCACGATCCAGGAGACCGGGGTTCCAGGAAAAGGGGCGCGGTTCGAGATCCTGGTCCCGGCCGGCGCCGCACGGTTTGGGTGA
- a CDS encoding COG1470 family protein: protein MTIREIIPVFLLSLALVTVAAGAAVQTDIRCDFPGEVVEAGETAVFDLEITNRGDTGTCLLNYWTYRGTDDWKIRFEDGDREVYRMLIPAGETKTVRLVVETSGRAAVGEYPLRVGIGEGTIWVYVRITKTHSGETGTLEATVVDKDGNVVKGADVGVYDGNTRVEGMLTTAEGKVSIGAPMGTYTVRVSKPGYRSWEKDDVEIRIGQTVDLGIVPLDKENYFAEVLVKTPSRVATVGTNPQYEITVRNIGRNDDTYTLAVPDLPEQWYARFTESSSTTEEVPEIYIPAGEEKTIYLEIIPPYSVDVGDYNFTLVAGSSAREYEENLSLRLRGSYDLRTYTKTYRHEINRGETLNFDITITNAGVGGSLTNIGVNMSAPEGWRASVDPATVASLEPGERATVQVAVVPPADIVAGEYRFIALVRSDQDEQEDEFRVVVNERSYVALLGLLVMVGVAGGLWYIFRKYGRR from the coding sequence TTGACCATCCGAGAGATCATACCTGTCTTCCTCCTCTCCCTCGCCCTGGTCACGGTTGCGGCGGGCGCAGCCGTCCAGACAGATATCCGGTGCGACTTCCCCGGCGAGGTGGTCGAGGCCGGTGAGACCGCGGTCTTCGATCTCGAGATCACGAACCGCGGGGATACCGGGACGTGCCTCCTCAACTACTGGACATACCGGGGGACCGACGACTGGAAGATCCGGTTCGAGGACGGTGACCGCGAGGTCTACCGGATGCTCATCCCCGCCGGCGAGACGAAGACCGTCCGCCTGGTTGTTGAGACCTCCGGGCGTGCAGCGGTCGGGGAGTACCCCCTCCGGGTAGGTATCGGCGAAGGCACGATCTGGGTCTACGTCAGGATCACAAAGACCCACAGCGGCGAGACCGGCACCCTGGAGGCGACTGTGGTCGATAAAGATGGAAACGTCGTCAAGGGTGCTGACGTCGGCGTATACGACGGCAATACCAGGGTCGAAGGGATGCTCACGACCGCCGAGGGGAAGGTGAGCATCGGCGCACCCATGGGCACATACACCGTCAGGGTCAGCAAACCCGGCTACCGCTCCTGGGAGAAGGATGACGTCGAGATCCGGATCGGCCAGACGGTCGACCTCGGGATAGTCCCGCTCGATAAGGAGAACTACTTTGCCGAGGTCCTGGTGAAGACCCCCTCACGTGTGGCGACGGTCGGCACAAACCCGCAGTATGAGATAACCGTAAGGAACATCGGGAGGAACGACGATACCTACACCCTTGCCGTCCCCGACCTCCCGGAGCAGTGGTATGCCCGGTTCACGGAGAGCAGCAGCACCACCGAGGAGGTCCCGGAGATCTACATCCCCGCCGGCGAGGAGAAGACCATCTACCTTGAGATAATCCCGCCCTACTCGGTGGATGTGGGCGACTACAACTTCACGCTCGTGGCAGGTTCGTCGGCCCGCGAGTACGAGGAGAACCTGAGCCTCCGGCTCCGCGGCTCCTACGACCTTCGGACCTACACAAAGACCTACCGCCACGAGATCAACCGCGGCGAGACCCTCAACTTCGATATCACGATCACAAACGCAGGTGTTGGCGGCAGCCTGACAAACATCGGCGTCAACATGAGCGCGCCGGAAGGCTGGCGCGCAAGCGTCGATCCGGCAACGGTCGCGAGCCTTGAGCCCGGAGAACGGGCGACGGTGCAGGTTGCCGTGGTCCCGCCGGCGGATATAGTCGCCGGGGAGTACAGGTTCATAGCCCTTGTCAGGAGCGACCAGGACGAGCAGGAGGACGAGTTCCGGGTCGTGGTGAACGAACGGTCTTACGTTGCCCTGCTGGGTCTGCTGGTGATGGTGGGGGTTGCCGGCGGGCTCTGGTACATCTTCAGGAAGTACGGGCGGCGGTGA